A single genomic interval of Sebastes umbrosus isolate fSebUmb1 chromosome 11, fSebUmb1.pri, whole genome shotgun sequence harbors:
- the LOC119497763 gene encoding myelin-associated glycoprotein-like isoform X3, translating to MFVLIWATLLFTVKGSNADTGASILREDCTNGFCISLSEGEITAEAGLCVVIPCSFTTIYRFTPQHLVWHKCEPSKRRCGDLDIIFHSNKDNKKVQSGFRGRVSLLEPDVSRRNCSIIINDVIESDSGAYQLRVNGLQYGSESGFTFSPRTIVSVKDLIQKPTVMIPPLTEGQQTTLTCTAPGLCSGSEPNITWTWRGAGEKASHITGNITALKTENLTAVTQRHSSTLMFNPSAEHHGTEVTCKVIFTNNITTEETVTLNVTYVKQVKTTGNTSVKEGETLNLTCSVDSFPPSLITWTKSSDENMLNGTKPNLQIETSTGLQNNTETFPQEESGMGTFSISNVTREYSGQYICRVKHVNNTLMENVDVTVIYLETPVITGDTTVKKGDAVNLTCSVESVPPPSHITWTILGSNINLHNGPDADLQNDKGSNTLVIPNVTAEDSGRYICTAQHLDETVTAYADVTVTWLSKILNSGCMILSDVLTCVCISEGFPLPTIKWPLLENHAEYSVTTTVSNHTVNSTATLTVKDHSNTSVECVSSNENGEAKENLTVQINTSEEEDQSKQVLKMVSRLEVIIAFLIGLLLSAVLCCLVKNCHRKKQKSSGHLDETLEMVTSQEDPLIDAGQEAEDDQTYYQETAELEGGAEAAERATTDLNGGPKDVEYASIDFSVLKRKSPRKAAKTQDTTETEYAEIKKEVKEEREGNDGEEGDVLEGKEEETMIREDEETQHCVPEEEEGEDEEVYSNVNDIMGEI from the exons ATGTTTGTTCTCATCTGGGCGACTCTGCTCTTCACTGTGAAAGGCAGCAATGCTGACACAG GTGCATCAATTTTGAGAGAAGACTGTACAAATGGATTCTGTATCAGTCTTAGTGAAGGAGAAATAACAGCAGAGGCTGGACTCTGTGTTGTGATACCGTGTTCTTTCACCACCATTTACCGCTTTACACCCCAACATTTAGTTTGGCACAAATGTGAACCATCTAAACGAAGATGTGGAGATCTAGACATCATATTCCACTCTAACAAGGACAACAAAAAGGTTCAGTCTGGGTTTAGAGGACGAGTTTCACTGTTGGAGCCTGACGTGAGTCGGAGGAactgcagcatcatcatcaatgacgtcattgagtCCGACTCTGGAGCATATCAGCTCAGAGTTAATGGTCTCCAGTATGGGAGTGAGAGTGGATTTACATTTTCTCCAAGGACAATTGTCTCTGTTAAAG ATCTGATCCAGAAGCCCACAGTGATGATTCCTCCTCTGACAGAGGGACAGCAGACCACACTGACCTGCACTGCTCCTGGTCTCTGCTCTGGATCTGAACCTAACATCACCTGGACgtggagaggagcaggagagaaGGCCTCTCACATCACAGGAAACATCACAGCTCTCAAGACCGAGAACCTGACTGCtgtcacacagagacacagctCAACTTTGATGTTTAACCCTTCAGCTGAGCACCACGGCACTGAGGTCACCTGCAAGGTCATCTTCACCAACAACATCACTACGGAGGAGACAGTGACTCTGAATGTGACCT ATGTGAAGCAAGTTAAGACCACTGGAAATACAAGTGTGAAGGAGGGTGAGACTCTGAATCTGACCTGCAGTGTTGACagtttccctccatctctcatcACCTGGACTAAATCTTCTGACGAAAACATGCTAAATGGAACCAAACCGAATCTGCAGATCGAAACTTCAACTGGTCTGCAGAACAACACTGAGACCTTCCCACAGGAAGAAAGTGGAATGGGCACTTTTTCCATCTCTAATGTGACCAGAGAATATTCTGGACAGTACATCTGCAGAGTAAAACATGTGAATAACACCCTGATGGAAAACGTTGATGTAACAGTGATAT ATTTAGAGACACCTGTAATCACTGGTGATACAACTGTTAAGAAGGGAGATGCCGTGAATTTAACCTGCAGTGTTGAAAGTGTTCCTCCTCCGTCTCATATCACATGGACTATACTTGGCTCCAACATAAACCTACACAACGGACCTGATGCTGACCTGCAGAACGACAAAGGATCCAACACACTTGTCATCCCTAATGTGACGGCAGAAGATTCTGGACGGTACATCTGTACAGCACAACACCTGGACGAGACTGTGACTGCATATGCTGATGTAACAGTGACTT GGCTTTCAAAGATCTTAAACTCTGGATGTATGATTCTGTCGGATGTCCTGACCTGTGTGTGCATCAGCGAGGGGTTTCCTTTACCCACCATCAAATGGCCGCTGTTGGAGAACCACGCTGAGTACTCTGTCACCACCACTGTTTCCAACCACACAGTCAACAGCACCGCCACCCTAACTGTAAAAGACCACAGCAACACTTCTGTCGAGTGTGTCAGCAGCAATGAAAATGGGGAAGCAAAAGAAAACCTCACCGTCCAAATAAACACGTCAGAAGAAGAGG ATCAATCCAAACAAGTATTAAAAATGGTTTCACGGCTGGAAGTCATCATTGCCTTTTTGATTGGGTTACTTCTTTCAGCAGTCCTTTGCTGTTTGGTAAAAAACTGCCACAG aaaaaaacagaagagtTCTGGACATCTGGATGAGACTCTGGAGATGGTGACCAGTCAAGAGGATCCACTG ATAGACGCTGGTCAAGAAGCCGAAGATGATCAGACCTACTACCAAGAGACTGCTGAGCTAGAAGGAGGAGCTGAGGCGGCAGAGCGAGCGACCACTGACCTCAACGGTGGACCAAAAGATGTGGAGTACGCCAGCATTGATTTCTCCGTGTTGAAAAGAAAGAGCCCCAGGAAGGCAGCAAAGACACAAGACACCACAGAGACGGAGTATGCAGAGATTAAGAAAGAAGtaaaagaggaaagagaaggcAATGACGGGGAGGAAGGTGATGTGTTGGAGGGCAAAGAGGAGGAGACGATGAtcagggaggatgaggagacaCAACATTGTGTtcctgaagaggaggaaggggaggacgAGGAAGTGTACTCCAATGTGAACGATATTATGGGTGAGATTTGA